The region CCGCGTGTTCGTAAGACTTGTGTACTCTGGTGGTTAGTTTATGGGCCCTTACTTTTATGGGCTTTAGGACTCTCACAAGctcttttaaaactttttacATAAATATTGGATATTTATGACGACGTTCTGTGATTTAGAATTGTCCTTAAATCTTAGTTTGTATCtcatttgtttttaagtttttatttaataacttaattgCCCGTGAtatgagtttttttaattttatttatcgtTTATGATATGTCACCTGATCTGATAGTTTATTTGATGATATGTCAGTTAAGTGGAATCTTATAAATTAATTGGaatttcaatttgtttattaatttatagaaaatCTTCTAGTGACGCGAATTTTCTGAGATTTTAAGACTTTAATTAATAGGTTTAGTAAGATTTTTTGTGGGTTCAATGGGATACAATTGATTGACATGTTATTAAATAGTCCATCAAGAGTGAGATACATCATTAAAAATTATCGGAATTAAAAAAACTCACAGcgaaaaacaactaaattattAAATGAAGTTTTATGAACGATAACAAACTAAAATTTAGAGATAATTCAGAAAGAGAAGATAATTCATAAATGATCAGTGAACCCCATAAGTACTTTTAGTGACTAATATACTATATAAGTTACAAATATACGCTCTTTTTATAAAACCATTTAGatgaaaaattaatcaaatcaatgaatcaattttatttattttcgtaTTCTTGTTATCAgaatcaaaaagaaaatgagaCAGATATTTGTATGTATTATGAAAGtgcactaatttttttatagtatgTATAACattttcgataaaatacatATGCGCGGCGGAATGAGATGTGCGCTTAAAGTTTTGACGACTACAACActaaggcttaatacatagtttgacccctgaacttatacccttttacccatctaacccccaaacttaacgtctcacctatcgaacccctgaacttgttaaataacccgatttgacccccgaacttgataaatacgtaaacattgaacccctccgtacacaatttcttctagaatgtttcaagtgacaggtggacacgaagggttcaatatttacatatttatcaagttcaggggtcaaatcggattatttaacaagttcagaggttcaataggtgagacgttaagtttagaggttagatgggtaaaagggtacaagttcaggggtcaaactatgtattaagccttatAATATTCAGAGGCGAAGCTACATCTATATTAATTGACCacctttgtttttttatttattaataatatatatgtaaaatagtataatattacaaattttattattttttattaatgtgTTGCCCACCTTTTTCTTGTAATTACACATAATAACACTTTAAGATTATAACATATACCTTTTTTTTGccccttttaaaataatttctgGCTTCGCCTCTGATAATATTAATCAAATGCTACTAATTACAAGAACCAGCATAAAGGTTATGGAGTTGTCATCTTGTGAAACCAAGACATCTTTTACAGATTCGGAAAATGACAATTTTCTATCGCAGGGATTACATCATTGCAAATTACATCTGGAACTAAACGAAAcaggaattgaaaaaaaattacagacaTATTGTTGACGGTTTGGAATTTTGACGACGGCAAACCCATCGATGATGACGGTGACGAGACTGGACAACTAATCAAATGCATAGGAAAAATTCATGCTGAAGATAAATCTCATTTGATAATAATGTACAAGATACAAAGAGTTCAAAATCTGAGATCTGCTTGCATTCCAAAGAATTTGTTTGACATCAATAATGGTATCATAATAACCGCACTAAATGCTTCTAGTAATTTCATTGCTGTTGCTCTCATTTTAACACACATGGTGATGAGGACCTTGAGGGAACAAGATGAAACTTACAACTCCTTGCAAATTTGCCCATCAAAGTTTGTCAATGGCCGACAAACAAGCACTTCTCGGGAAAGAAAATTAGAGCATTATAGGTTTACCAACTTTATATCCGTGGCTTCTTAGCGTGTTGtacatcatcatcttcatcaaaATGGCCACCATCACCATTCGTCTCTTTCTCATTTTTCTTTCTAGCCAGTATTTTATTGATCTTGTGCAAATCATTATTCAGCTTCTGATCCTTGTTTTGTTTCCGCGTCTTTCGCCCATCTTGCATTTTAACGCCAAACTGAAATGCAGCCTTCGGCATTGCTTCCTTCTGCTCATTGTATTTTGCCCATTCGTCTTCTGTCTCAAAATCCCATCGATGAAGACGACCCTTTGCctgttaaaaaaattgaccCAATAGTATAATTAGGAGCAATTCACTTAACAAACAGCCACAACTAGTGCCTCGATAAAACATTTTAGATGCTTATGAGGTTAACATTACATCACAAACACCCAATTTTCTAATTCCAGTGGGCAAAAATGAGACAGAATAATGTTTTCATGTGCCATCAACAAACAAAAAAGTGACATTTTATTCTAAGATACGTCACTTACCCGTCCACCCATATCCATTTTAGACAAGTCATCTTCATCGTCGCTGTCCACAACCTCACGATTATACTCTTGATATCCAGGGTAACATTCAGAATAACTCTCAGAGATAAAGTTGGGATCCTTTTCTCTGGCATCTTTCTCCCGCAATTGTTGGAGCCTCTGATCATCTCGCTTGAATACTGAGCCTAAACCCCGATCTTTTTCCTCCTGAGACATGAGGCGTGGGTCCTGTAGAGCATCTGATGCTGCTTGCATATCATATGCCTGCATTGTTTGCTGGATATACTGCTCCGAATATGCCAATTGCTCAGCATATTGATAATCCTGCCACTCTCCCTGATACCCACTTGCTAATGCTTGAGCTTGCATCGAATCATATCCGCTCTAAAACAGTAAGTCAAGGGAGAAAAATCAATATCGTATGAAAATATACATTCGATGAACTTTAACAGAAAGCATAAAAAACCAAGATAACTGAAAATTCAAGAAAAACAGTACTTTTAGCCATTTcatccaaaaaaatattattttgaaagatCTTTTTTCCGGTTGAACATATGGCTCCCACTATCTTACCAGGTCTTGATATTCCTGAGAGGGCCCAGAAGGTGGAACTGGCCCATAAACTGGTTCACTAAAATAAGAAACTCTTTCCTTGTTTCGAGGAGACTCTTCCATATCCTCCGAAACAGGGCTTTGGCTTATGTCCTTACCAGGCACAGCATAGTCAATGCCATCTCCCACAAATATGTCATCGTCCTCTTCTCTTGCAACTATTGGAGCTAGATTCTCATGAGAATCGGGTTGAGTTCTTCTGGGAAGAGGTGGAGGTGGAGGCAATATTTCTTTCTCAGTCTTATCATTTGATATAGCTCCATTAggttttaaattcttattttcttcattGTACTCATGTCCAAGAGCTAAATTTTTTCCTTCAAGATAAAATAAAGGTGCATAAGGAACAAACTAAAAGTTAGCACATATAAAAAGCAAATCATATTTTAAGGGATTGCCATGTGATATTCTCTTCAATAGAACTACCCAGTACCCACATTAAACTTATGTTCGCTTATATGTCCCACTCTACTTATTAGAAAACGCCAATGatacaattattaatttactaacCCAATAAGAGTTAAATGCATTATAGCTCAATAAGTTATGGACTACATCTTTTTATAACTAATACATAAGATTATAAGAATTAAGTATATGCattaatgtcaaaaaataaatggaTATAGATAAGAGAAAGAGCAAACAAATATGAAATAAGTAAAATAAGTTAACACACGGCCACAAGTAAATACCTTTTGCatctttctctttcttcttcttcttaagaACCTTTCCAGAAGATCCAAGGCGTAGGTATGACATAATTTTAGCAATTCGATCCAGCACAGAACCATCAACACTCACAGTAACCATTTCCTAAAAAACATACACAAACTCGAATTATATCTTCCCTCATTTCTTTTAGCAAGATTACtacacaaaataaacaaatacaaacctcgGGAACTGGACAATCGGCTTTACTCCGGTGCAAGGTAGTAGGAATATCATGGGTGTATCCACCCTCCTAAAAtgcaaataagaaaaaacacaAATGCTAGATTAATAACCATATCAAATACAAGCACTTTTGATCTATCAGTTGATCAATTAATAAGACACAAGCaaagacaaataaataaatatcgcACTAACAGGTGTAAAGATCCCGAAGGTCAACAAAATTAGTTATGTTGAATGCTAAGTACACAGTCCCAGAGTAAATAAAAGgcaaagaaaaacaagaaattcCTTACCatgttaaaaatgaatgacATTCTACCAGGAAGAAACATCTCATTGGTTTTCATAATAATTTGAGGCTTCACTATAGATTGATACACCGACTGAAACAAAGCAATTGAATAACAttcaataaaagttcaagaaaTAAAACTCTCATCAATAAACTAATACCATAAACATTACTCCATAACATAATCACAACAGGTTAACAAACCTTCGCAGTCGCAGTACGAAATGACAATTGTAGGTCTTCCTTTGGCTTTCTATCACATATTATATGGAGCACAGGTTAATACACAAACAAAAACTATGACGAAAAAAACGAATAACAATAACGAATTCCGTAATTTTAATTACCTAGTCTTGCCATCCTCATCATCTTCAGCATCGggttttttatcaatttcactTCTAACTTTATTAAGCAATGCATAATCAAGTCCTTTCACCAAATGCGTATGCTCCACATCACCTAAaccatttttcaaaaatttcatcaCTTGGCATTTCAAAATAACTGATAACAAAGAACAGAAAAAGAAGACGAAACTAACCTCCAAGGTACTTGCTCTTTTCAATGGAAATCTTATTGGCATCAGCTAACCGGAGATCAACCGCGCCCGGTGGAGCAACCGCGTGAAAAGAACCAACTAATTCAGTTGGCTCATAATCAGGATTTTGGTCTTCTCTTCGTTCTTTTGCACGGTCTCTGTATTTCGGTAGGTCTGGTT is a window of Mercurialis annua linkage group LG2, ddMerAnnu1.2, whole genome shotgun sequence DNA encoding:
- the LOC126669952 gene encoding suppressor of mec-8 and unc-52 protein homolog 2 codes for the protein MSSSKRHYKDKVARRKEEKVEEPDLPKYRDRAKERREDQNPDYEPTELVGSFHAVAPPGAVDLRLADANKISIEKSKYLGGDVEHTHLVKGLDYALLNKVRSEIDKKPDAEDDEDGKTRKPKEDLQLSFRTATAKSVYQSIVKPQIIMKTNEMFLPGRMSFIFNMEGGYTHDIPTTLHRSKADCPVPEEMVTVSVDGSVLDRIAKIMSYLRLGSSGKVLKKKKKEKDAKGKNLALGHEYNEENKNLKPNGAISNDKTEKEILPPPPPLPRRTQPDSHENLAPIVAREEDDDIFVGDGIDYAVPGKDISQSPVSEDMEESPRNKERVSYFSEPVYGPVPPSGPSQEYQDLSGYDSMQAQALASGYQGEWQDYQYAEQLAYSEQYIQQTMQAYDMQAASDALQDPRLMSQEEKDRGLGSVFKRDDQRLQQLREKDAREKDPNFISESYSECYPGYQEYNREVVDSDDEDDLSKMDMGGRAKGRLHRWDFETEDEWAKYNEQKEAMPKAAFQFGVKMQDGRKTRKQNKDQKLNNDLHKINKILARKKNEKETNGDGGHFDEDDDVQHAKKPRI